From one Streptomyces sp. NBC_01478 genomic stretch:
- a CDS encoding NAD-glutamate dehydrogenase yields the protein MQTKLDEAKAELLERAARVAENSPVGGHLPTGTTDKSTPDQETVLAFLQRYYLHTAPEDLADRDPVDVFGAAFSHYRLAETRPQGTANVRVHTPTVEENGWTCSHTVVEVVTDDMPFLVDSVTNELTRQSRGIHVVIHPQIVVRRDLTGKLIEVLTTPPTGELPHDAHIESWIHVQIDRETDRADLKQITADLLRVLSDVREAVEDWEKMRDLALRMADELPAEPTASDLPSNEVGEARELLRWLAADHFTFLGYREYQLREDDSLAAVPGTGLGILRADPQHAGEDSHPVSPSFERLPADARAKAREHKLLVLTKANSRSTVHRPSYLDYVGVKKFDENGEVVGERRFLGLFSSAAYTESVRRVPVIRRRVDEVLEGAGFSPNSHDGRDLLQILETYPRDELFQTPVDELRSIVTSVLYLQERRRLRLYLRQDEYGRYYSALVYLPRDRYTTGVRLRIIDILKEELDGISVDFTAWNTESILSRLHFVVRVPQGTELPELSDADKDRIEARLVEAARSWADGFGEALNAECGEERAAELLRSYGNAFPEGYKADHSPRAAVADLVHLEQLTEEQAFALSLYEPVGAAPDERRFKIYRKGASVSLSAVLPVLSRLGVEVVDERPYELRCSNRTTAWIYDFGLRMPKSQNGNGDSLGENGRERFQEAFAATWTGQAENDGFNALVLSAGIDWRQAMVLRAYAKYLRQAGSTFSQDYMEDTLRNNVHTTRLLVSLFEARMSPDRQRAGREIVDALLEEVDAALDQVASLDEDRILRSFLTVIKATLRTNFFQEALGGHAHAYVSMKFDPQAIPDLPAPRPAYEIWVYSPRVEGVHLRFGKVARGGLRWSDRREDFRTEILGLVKAQMVKNTVIVPVGAKGGFVAKQLPDPSVDRDAWLAEGIASYKMFISALLDITDNLVAGEVVPPADVVRHDEDDTYLVVAADKGTATFSDIANGVAESYNFWLGDAFASGGSAGYDHKKMGITARGAWESVKRHFRELGVDTQSEDFTVVGVGDMSGDVFGNGMLLSEHIRLVAAFDHRHIFLDPTPDAAVSYAERRRMFELPRSSWADYNTDLLSTGGGVFPRTAKAIPVNAHVREALGIEDKVAKMTPADLMKAILKSRVDLLWNGGIGTYVKASTESHADVGDKANDAIRVDGADLRVKVVGEGGNLGLTQLGRIEFAQQGGKINTDAIDNSAGVDTSDHEVNIKILLNGLVTDGDMTVKQRNKILAEMTDEVGALVLRNNYAQNTAIANALAQSKDMLHAQQRFLRTLVREGHLDRALEFLPTDRQIRERLAQGQGLTSPETAVLLAYTKITVADELLHTTLPDDPYLRTLLHAYFPTALREKFAEQIDTHALHREIVTTVLVNDTVNTGGTSFLHRLREETGASLEEIVRAQTAARAIFDAAEVWDGVEALDNTVEAPVQTRIRLHSRRLCERGTRWLLNNRPQPLQLAETVEFFGERVEQVWSQLPKLLRGADLDWYQQIYDELTGAGVPAELATRVAGFSSAFPALDIVSVADRTGKDPMDVAEVYYDLADRLHITQLMDRIIELPRADRWQSMARASIREDLYAAHAALTADILTSGNGTSTPEQRFIAWEKKNSAILGRARTTLDEIQGSEMFDLANLSVAMRTMRTLLRTHS from the coding sequence ATGCAGACCAAGCTGGACGAAGCAAAGGCCGAGTTGCTCGAGAGGGCTGCTCGGGTAGCTGAGAACAGCCCGGTCGGGGGGCACCTACCCACCGGGACGACGGACAAGAGCACTCCGGACCAGGAGACCGTGCTCGCGTTCCTCCAGCGCTACTACCTGCACACCGCCCCGGAGGACCTCGCGGACCGCGACCCGGTCGATGTCTTCGGTGCCGCCTTCTCCCACTACCGGCTGGCCGAGACCCGACCCCAGGGCACGGCGAACGTACGGGTGCACACCCCGACGGTGGAGGAGAACGGCTGGACGTGCAGCCACACCGTCGTCGAGGTCGTCACCGACGACATGCCCTTCCTCGTCGACTCCGTGACCAACGAACTGACCCGCCAGAGCCGGGGCATCCACGTCGTCATCCACCCGCAGATCGTCGTCCGCCGCGACCTCACCGGCAAGCTCATCGAGGTGCTCACCACCCCGCCCACCGGCGAGCTGCCGCACGACGCGCACATCGAGTCCTGGATCCACGTCCAGATCGACCGCGAGACCGACCGCGCCGACCTGAAGCAGATCACCGCCGACCTGCTGCGCGTCCTGTCCGACGTCCGCGAGGCCGTCGAGGACTGGGAGAAGATGCGCGACCTGGCCCTGCGGATGGCCGACGAGCTGCCCGCCGAGCCGACCGCCTCCGACCTGCCCTCCAATGAGGTCGGGGAGGCCCGCGAGCTGCTGCGCTGGCTGGCGGCCGACCACTTCACCTTCCTCGGCTACCGCGAGTACCAGCTCCGCGAGGACGACTCCCTCGCCGCCGTCCCCGGCACCGGCCTCGGCATCCTGCGCGCCGACCCGCAGCACGCCGGCGAGGACAGCCACCCGGTGAGCCCGTCCTTCGAGCGGCTCCCGGCCGACGCCCGGGCCAAGGCCCGCGAGCACAAGCTCCTCGTCCTCACGAAGGCCAACAGCCGCTCCACGGTGCACCGTCCGTCGTACCTCGACTACGTGGGTGTGAAGAAGTTCGACGAGAACGGTGAGGTCGTCGGCGAGCGCCGCTTCCTGGGCCTGTTCTCCTCCGCCGCCTACACCGAGTCCGTCCGCCGGGTCCCGGTGATCCGGCGCAGGGTCGACGAAGTGCTGGAGGGTGCCGGCTTCTCGCCCAACAGCCATGACGGGCGCGACCTGCTGCAGATCCTGGAGACGTACCCGCGCGACGAGCTGTTCCAGACCCCGGTCGACGAACTCCGGTCCATCGTCACGTCCGTGCTCTACCTCCAGGAACGCCGGCGGCTGCGCCTGTACCTGCGCCAGGACGAGTACGGCCGCTACTACTCGGCCCTCGTGTACCTCCCGCGCGACCGCTACACCACCGGCGTGCGCCTGCGGATCATCGACATCCTTAAAGAAGAGCTCGACGGCATCAGCGTCGACTTCACGGCCTGGAACACCGAGTCGATCCTGTCCCGGCTGCACTTCGTGGTCCGCGTCCCGCAGGGCACCGAACTGCCGGAGCTGTCCGACGCCGACAAGGACCGCATCGAGGCCCGCCTGGTCGAGGCCGCCCGCTCCTGGGCCGACGGTTTCGGCGAGGCGCTGAACGCGGAGTGCGGCGAGGAGCGCGCCGCCGAACTGCTGCGCAGCTACGGCAACGCCTTCCCCGAGGGCTACAAGGCGGACCACTCCCCGCGCGCCGCCGTCGCCGACCTGGTCCACCTCGAACAGCTCACCGAGGAGCAGGCCTTCGCGCTCAGCCTCTACGAGCCGGTGGGCGCCGCCCCCGACGAGCGCCGCTTCAAGATCTACCGCAAGGGCGCCTCGGTCTCCCTCTCCGCCGTGCTGCCGGTCCTCAGCCGCCTCGGCGTCGAGGTCGTGGACGAGCGGCCGTACGAACTGCGCTGCTCGAACCGTACGACGGCGTGGATCTACGACTTCGGGCTGCGGATGCCCAAGTCGCAGAACGGCAACGGGGATTCCCTCGGGGAGAACGGCCGCGAGCGGTTCCAGGAGGCGTTCGCCGCGACCTGGACCGGGCAGGCCGAGAACGACGGGTTCAACGCGCTGGTGCTGAGCGCCGGGATCGACTGGCGGCAGGCGATGGTGCTGCGGGCGTACGCCAAGTACCTGCGGCAGGCCGGTTCGACCTTCAGCCAGGACTACATGGAGGACACCCTCCGCAACAACGTCCACACCACCCGGCTGCTCGTCTCCCTGTTCGAGGCGCGGATGTCGCCGGACCGGCAGCGCGCCGGACGCGAGATCGTGGACGCCCTCCTCGAAGAAGTCGACGCGGCCCTCGACCAGGTGGCGAGCCTCGACGAGGACCGCATCCTGCGGTCCTTCCTGACCGTCATCAAGGCGACCCTGCGCACCAACTTCTTCCAGGAAGCGCTCGGCGGGCACGCGCACGCGTACGTCTCGATGAAGTTCGACCCGCAGGCCATCCCGGACCTGCCGGCGCCGCGACCGGCGTACGAGATCTGGGTGTACTCGCCGCGCGTCGAGGGCGTGCACCTGCGCTTCGGCAAGGTCGCGCGCGGCGGGCTGCGCTGGTCGGACCGGCGGGAGGACTTCCGTACGGAGATCCTCGGCCTGGTCAAGGCGCAGATGGTGAAGAACACCGTCATCGTGCCGGTCGGCGCCAAGGGCGGCTTCGTCGCCAAGCAGTTGCCGGACCCGAGCGTGGACCGGGACGCGTGGCTGGCCGAGGGCATCGCCAGCTACAAGATGTTCATCTCGGCGCTGCTCGACATCACCGACAACCTGGTGGCCGGCGAGGTCGTCCCTCCGGCGGACGTGGTCCGGCACGACGAGGACGACACCTACCTGGTGGTCGCCGCCGACAAGGGCACCGCGACCTTCTCGGACATCGCCAACGGAGTGGCCGAGAGCTACAACTTCTGGCTCGGTGACGCCTTCGCCTCCGGCGGCAGCGCGGGCTACGACCACAAGAAGATGGGCATCACCGCGCGCGGTGCCTGGGAGTCCGTCAAGCGGCACTTCCGGGAGCTGGGCGTCGACACGCAGAGCGAGGACTTCACGGTCGTCGGCGTCGGTGACATGTCCGGTGACGTGTTCGGCAACGGCATGCTGCTCAGCGAGCACATCCGCCTGGTCGCGGCCTTCGACCACCGGCACATCTTCCTCGACCCGACCCCGGACGCGGCCGTCTCGTACGCCGAGCGGCGCCGCATGTTCGAGCTGCCGCGCTCCAGTTGGGCCGACTACAACACCGACCTGCTGTCGACGGGTGGTGGCGTCTTCCCGCGTACGGCCAAGGCGATCCCGGTCAACGCCCACGTCCGCGAGGCCCTCGGCATCGAGGACAAGGTCGCCAAGATGACGCCGGCCGACCTGATGAAGGCGATCCTCAAGTCGCGGGTCGACCTGCTGTGGAACGGCGGCATCGGGACGTACGTCAAGGCCAGTACGGAGTCCCACGCGGACGTCGGTGACAAGGCCAACGACGCGATCCGGGTCGACGGCGCCGACCTGCGCGTCAAGGTCGTCGGCGAGGGCGGCAACCTGGGCCTGACCCAGCTCGGCCGGATCGAGTTCGCCCAGCAGGGTGGCAAGATCAACACGGACGCGATCGACAACAGCGCGGGCGTGGACACCTCCGACCACGAGGTGAACATCAAGATCCTGCTCAACGGCCTGGTCACCGACGGCGACATGACCGTCAAGCAGCGCAACAAGATCCTCGCCGAGATGACCGACGAGGTCGGCGCGCTCGTCCTGCGCAACAACTACGCGCAGAACACCGCGATCGCCAACGCGCTCGCCCAGTCCAAGGACATGCTCCACGCCCAGCAGCGCTTCCTGCGCACCCTGGTCCGCGAGGGCCACCTCGACCGGGCGCTGGAGTTCCTGCCCACCGACCGCCAGATCCGTGAACGCCTCGCCCAGGGACAGGGGTTGACCAGTCCCGAGACGGCCGTGCTCCTGGCGTACACGAAGATCACGGTCGCCGACGAGCTGCTGCACACCACGCTGCCCGACGACCCCTACCTGCGCACGCTGCTGCACGCCTACTTCCCGACCGCGCTGCGCGAGAAGTTCGCCGAGCAGATCGACACCCACGCGCTGCACCGCGAGATCGTCACCACGGTCCTCGTCAACGACACGGTCAACACCGGCGGTACGAGCTTCCTGCACCGCCTCCGTGAGGAGACCGGGGCCTCCCTGGAGGAGATCGTCCGGGCGCAGACCGCGGCCCGCGCCATCTTCGACGCGGCCGAGGTGTGGGACGGCGTGGAGGCCCTCGACAACACCGTCGAGGCACCCGTCCAGACCCGCATCCGCCTGCACTCGCGCCGGCTGTGCGAGCGCGGCACCCGCTGGCTGCTCAACAACCGGCCGCAGCCGCTCCAACTCGCCGAGACCGTCGAGTTCTTCGGCGAGCGCGTCGAGCAAGTGTGGTCCCAGCTCCCCAAGTTGCTGCGCGGCGCGGACCTGGACTGGTACCAGCAGATCTACGACGAGCTGACCGGCGCCGGCGTCCCCGCCGAACTCGCCACCCGCGTGGCCGGGTTCTCCTCCGCCTTCCCGGCGCTCGACATCGTCTCGGTGGCCGACCGCACGGGCAAGGACCCGATGGACGTCGCCGAGGTCTACTACGACCTCGCCGACCGCCTCCACATCACCCAACTCATGGACCGCATCATCGAGTTGCCCCGCGCCGACCGCTGGCAGTCCATGGCCCGCGCCTCCATCCGCGAGGACCTGTACGCGGCCCACGCGGCCCTCACCGCGGACATCCTCACGTCCGGCAACGGCACTTCGACCCCCGAGCAGCGCTTCATCGCGTGGGAGAAGAAGAACAGCGCGATCCTCGGCCGCGCCCGCACCACCCTGGACGAGATCCAGGGCTCGGAGATGTTCGACCTGGCCAACCTGTCGGTGGCGATGCGCACCATGCGCACCCTGCTGCGGACGCATTCGTAG
- a CDS encoding DJ-1/PfpI family protein: protein MTAKILIVTGDAAESLEVLYPYQRLREEGYEVHIAAPERKKLQFVVHDFEPGFDTYTEKPGYTWPADLAFSEVDPGQYAALVIPGGRAPEYLRNDPELRKILKSFFDTDKPVAQICHGPLLTAAIDGLRGRRVTAYPALELDMQSAGATFQDAETVVDGTLVSARAWPDHPGWMREFLTVLRAKAPVT from the coding sequence ATGACAGCGAAGATCCTCATCGTCACCGGCGACGCAGCGGAGTCGCTGGAAGTCCTCTATCCCTACCAGCGCCTGCGCGAGGAGGGCTACGAGGTCCACATCGCGGCTCCCGAGCGCAAGAAGCTGCAGTTCGTCGTCCATGACTTCGAACCCGGCTTCGACACCTACACCGAGAAGCCCGGCTACACCTGGCCCGCCGATCTCGCCTTCTCGGAGGTCGATCCCGGCCAGTACGCGGCCCTCGTCATCCCCGGCGGACGGGCCCCCGAGTACCTCCGCAACGATCCCGAACTCCGCAAGATCCTCAAGTCCTTCTTCGACACGGACAAGCCCGTGGCCCAGATCTGCCACGGCCCCCTGCTCACCGCCGCGATCGACGGCCTGCGCGGCCGGCGCGTCACCGCCTACCCGGCGCTCGAACTCGACATGCAGTCCGCCGGCGCGACCTTCCAGGACGCCGAGACGGTGGTCGACGGCACGCTGGTCTCCGCCCGCGCTTGGCCTGATCACCCCGGCTGGATGCGGGAGTTCCTCACAGTGCTGCGGGCGAAGGCGCCGGTGACATGA
- a CDS encoding HAD family hydrolase, whose product MGMQGSAHIVWDWNGTLFHDNDAVVGATNAAFAELGLKAITIEQYRALYCVPVPKFYERLLGRLPTDAEWEVMDDVFHRYYAEHRVTCGLTEGAAELLAGWRTAGRSQSILSMYVHDELIPLVREFGIEPHFIRVDGRTGPSGGSKAEHMVRHLGALTGVDPARTVVIGDATDDAVAALHVGARAVLYTGGSHSRASLEAVGVPVVDSLAEAVAEAERLAA is encoded by the coding sequence ATGGGGATGCAAGGAAGCGCGCACATCGTCTGGGACTGGAACGGCACGCTGTTCCACGACAATGACGCGGTCGTCGGCGCGACGAACGCGGCGTTCGCCGAGCTGGGGCTCAAGGCGATCACGATCGAGCAGTACCGGGCGCTGTACTGCGTGCCGGTGCCGAAGTTCTACGAGAGGCTGCTGGGGCGGCTGCCCACCGACGCCGAGTGGGAGGTCATGGATGACGTCTTCCATCGGTACTACGCCGAGCACCGGGTCACCTGCGGGCTGACCGAAGGCGCGGCGGAGCTGCTCGCCGGGTGGCGGACCGCGGGTCGCAGTCAGTCGATCCTCAGCATGTACGTCCATGACGAACTCATACCGTTGGTAAGGGAGTTCGGGATAGAGCCGCACTTCATACGGGTCGACGGGCGCACCGGGCCCTCCGGCGGCAGCAAGGCCGAGCACATGGTGCGGCACCTCGGGGCGCTGACCGGAGTGGATCCCGCGCGCACCGTGGTGATCGGGGACGCCACCGACGACGCGGTGGCCGCCCTGCATGTGGGCGCGCGGGCCGTGCTCTACACCGGCGGTTCGCACAGCCGGGCCAGCCTCGAGGCCGTGGGCGTACCCGTGGTGGACTCGCTGGCGGAGGCCGTCGCGGAGGCGGAGCGGCTGGCGGCGTGA
- a CDS encoding DUF6912 family protein, with protein sequence MRVYVPLTLSGLAEAYKTGELGTGPFVAYAVTPALREWYLSDDIEELEYAALNRAALASLRLLAADPEAPRRRVVVAVDVPDGTAHADPDRGLDPAALGEVRVGGTASLAKAAAVHVDLGDAEGDVSAAADALAAAERGDDDAQFVVDGAEDHELLWYATQEIPNLVGLAD encoded by the coding sequence ATGCGCGTCTACGTCCCCCTGACCCTCTCCGGTCTCGCCGAGGCGTACAAGACGGGTGAGCTGGGGACAGGACCTTTCGTCGCGTACGCCGTGACGCCCGCGCTGCGCGAGTGGTACCTCTCCGACGACATCGAGGAGTTGGAGTACGCGGCGCTGAACCGGGCCGCGCTGGCCTCGCTGCGGCTGCTGGCGGCCGACCCCGAGGCGCCGCGCCGCCGGGTCGTGGTCGCCGTCGACGTGCCCGACGGCACCGCGCACGCCGACCCCGACCGCGGACTGGACCCGGCGGCGCTCGGCGAGGTGCGGGTCGGCGGAACGGCGTCGCTGGCCAAGGCGGCGGCCGTACACGTGGATCTCGGTGACGCGGAGGGCGATGTGAGCGCCGCAGCCGACGCGCTCGCGGCGGCGGAGCGAGGGGACGACGACGCGCAGTTCGTCGTGGACGGGGCCGAGGACCACGAGCTGCTCTGGTACGCGACGCAGGAGATCCCGAACCTCGTCGGGCTGGCCGACTGA
- a CDS encoding Rv3235 family protein produces MHKVMNRTAQPTPTRPPTRRDPRRPGTGSPRGQGGGTSSTTPAAEAPASAAPARHTDATTTPPTPTPSHRTNPTASTPVADRTAPRTSHAEPHTVPAQATQAARSRVPQPRPTDLFADRLLAVLSGQRPVHWMLRHTAGRAYDDLALLAEHSPLRATRGTRPVVRDIGYYVARPGAVEAFARIGAGDQVRAMAFRLERGADLRWRCTAVELGGPRAPRSDDD; encoded by the coding sequence ATGCACAAGGTCATGAACAGGACCGCCCAGCCCACCCCGACCCGCCCGCCGACCCGCCGCGACCCCCGCCGCCCCGGCACGGGTTCGCCTCGCGGCCAGGGCGGGGGAACGTCCAGTACGACGCCTGCGGCCGAGGCGCCGGCGAGCGCGGCTCCGGCGAGGCACACGGACGCGACCACTACACCGCCCACACCGACGCCGAGCCACCGCACGAACCCCACGGCATCGACTCCCGTGGCAGACCGAACCGCGCCCCGTACCTCGCACGCCGAACCCCACACCGTGCCCGCACAGGCCACCCAGGCCGCCCGCAGCCGGGTTCCGCAGCCACGCCCCACCGATCTCTTCGCCGACCGCCTCCTCGCCGTGCTGAGCGGCCAGCGGCCCGTCCACTGGATGCTCCGGCACACCGCGGGCCGCGCCTACGACGACCTGGCCCTGCTCGCCGAACACAGCCCCCTGCGAGCCACCCGCGGCACCCGCCCGGTGGTGCGCGACATCGGCTACTACGTCGCCCGCCCGGGCGCCGTGGAGGCCTTCGCCCGCATCGGCGCGGGTGACCAGGTACGGGCCATGGCCTTCCGCCTGGAACGGGGCGCGGACCTCCGCTGGCGCTGCACGGCGGTGGAACTGGGCGGCCCTCGCGCGCCGCGCTCGGACGACGACTGA